Proteins from a genomic interval of Siniperca chuatsi isolate FFG_IHB_CAS linkage group LG10, ASM2008510v1, whole genome shotgun sequence:
- the commd7 gene encoding COMM domain-containing protein 7, whose product MQLHFTKDVLSDSVSTDFQNLNKFNEQQFLRLIEILFQFLLEPKETERFMQQLGEFAGEHGMSASPLRNLMKSVLLVPQGALKKNLTAEQIKEDLVTLGLNEDKAAHFSQQWGEHYAALSRLAVGQTLMVNQLVDMEWKFGVTVGTSEVQKVGNIFLQLKLVVRKGNSTENVYMELTLPQFYNFLHEMERAKASMECFS is encoded by the exons ATGCAGCTTCACTTCACTAAAGACGTTTTATCGGATTCTGTCAGCACCGACTTTCAGAACCTGAACAAATTCAACGAGCAG CAATTCCTTCGTCTGATTGAAATTCTGTTCCAGTTCTTGCTGGAGCCTAAAGAG acggAGAGGTTCATGCAGCAGCTCGGTGAGTTTGCAGGGGAACACGGGATGAGTGCCAGTCCTCTGAGGAACCTGATGAAGAGCGTCCTCCTGGTGCCGCAGg GAGCCCTGAAGAAAAACCTGACAGCCGAGCAGATCAAAGAAGACCTGGTGACGTTAG GACTAAACGAAGACAAGGCGGCTCACTTTTCACAGCAG TGGGGGGAGCACTATGCGGCGCTGTCCAGGCTCGCTGTCGGACAGACTCTGATGGTCAACCAGCTGGTTGACATGGAGTGGAAGTTTGGAG TGACGGTCGGCACCAGTGAAGTACAGAAAGTGGGCAACATCTTCCTGCAG TTGAAACTTGTGGTCAGGAAGGGGAATTCCACTGAAAACGTCTACATGG AGTTGACGCTCCCTCAGTTTTATAACTTCCTACACGAGATGGAGAGAGCCAAGGCCAGCATGGAGTGTttcagctga